A single region of the Gemmata palustris genome encodes:
- a CDS encoding glycosyltransferase family 4 protein, with protein MCIALKEAGVDCAAFFERDEGDFTRLSRSTPAHLGSINPLSQLLRERPVDVIHTTLSSASVSLPKKLHRIGWRGRLIVTGQGVVIPGWHSKNCFALTNVNTKQATELESLTDLEVEVIYNGIDTSVFQPTEYIGGAPIVAWVGRASDFEQKRFDLFADIVPALHQAGVRIWVADPEGPNAVPPSLRDRISPYVDFWDGLSRDRMPGFYRDVAASGGCVLSTARYEGLSFALIEAQACGCPVVAARVVGVDEGVREEYGGTLYSPDLDAAGIGQLLLNTMSDRARMIERGRKCREFVLKEFQQSEIARQYLDIYRRTTQRLAIATSDIHNRRHRAQDLIAATRCASWSFREDLGAIRAAVAIDPTQKWNATVWRLYVTSLLKELAFPIIKRLRSKK; from the coding sequence ATGTGCATCGCGTTGAAGGAAGCCGGCGTCGATTGTGCGGCGTTCTTTGAACGCGACGAAGGTGATTTTACCCGCCTCTCACGCTCCACTCCCGCCCACCTCGGCTCCATCAATCCGCTCAGTCAACTCCTGCGGGAACGCCCTGTCGATGTCATCCACACTACGCTGTCCTCGGCTAGCGTATCCCTGCCCAAAAAGCTCCACCGCATTGGCTGGAGAGGGCGCCTCATCGTGACCGGACAGGGTGTCGTCATTCCGGGCTGGCATTCCAAAAACTGCTTCGCACTGACTAACGTGAACACCAAACAGGCTACCGAACTAGAAAGCTTGACCGACCTTGAGGTCGAAGTCATCTACAACGGCATTGACACTTCTGTTTTCCAGCCCACTGAATACATTGGCGGGGCTCCCATCGTCGCCTGGGTCGGCCGGGCCTCCGACTTTGAACAGAAACGCTTCGATCTGTTCGCCGATATTGTTCCCGCACTGCACCAGGCGGGCGTCCGAATCTGGGTCGCCGACCCCGAAGGCCCGAACGCTGTCCCGCCGTCACTCCGCGACCGCATCTCCCCCTACGTCGATTTCTGGGACGGTCTCTCGCGCGATCGCATGCCGGGCTTCTATCGCGACGTCGCCGCCAGTGGCGGGTGCGTTCTCTCGACTGCCCGCTACGAAGGCCTCTCATTCGCGTTGATCGAAGCTCAAGCCTGCGGCTGCCCCGTCGTTGCGGCTCGCGTTGTCGGCGTCGACGAAGGCGTCCGCGAAGAATACGGCGGGACGTTGTACTCACCCGACCTCGACGCTGCCGGCATCGGCCAATTACTTCTGAACACCATGTCCGACCGCGCTCGCATGATCGAGCGCGGTCGCAAGTGTCGAGAGTTTGTCCTCAAGGAGTTCCAACAATCCGAGATCGCTCGCCAGTATCTCGATATCTATCGCCGCACCACCCAACGACTGGCGATCGCCACCTCCGACATTCACAATCGGCGCCACCGAGCCCAGGATCTGATCGCCGCGACCCGATGCGCATCCTGGTCCTTCCGCGAAGACCTTGGCGCCATCCGAGCCGCCGTGGCAATCGACCCAACCCAAAAATGGAACGCTACCGTCTGGCGGCTCTACGTTACCTCTCTGCTCAAAGAACTTGCCTTCCCAATCATTAAACGCCTGCGGAGCAAGAAGTAG
- a CDS encoding acyltransferase family protein, producing the protein MPSLYTTPALPLSSGRVPGLDGLRAISISLVYASHLAKTKGLNLPRPDLISRHGAIGVDVFFVISGFLITLLLFRESGRTGQISLWGFWRRRVLRIIPAYLSYLLVVALLSYLGVYALTGSDWVASLTYTVNFLPRLDERWPIGHLWSLSVEEHFYLLWPFALVLFGRRAAGFLLVVVVASSPAIRYVLWLTLRDRLDIDFATPARMDTLAVGCLLAYLLTGRAGPTVLAWAGRRATGLFLVGVCGIILSLVASSLSGKVAITIARPLVAGFVALVTLAAVANAHSRVTRLLEFRPLVWIGTLSYSLYLWQGPFLNPHSDAWVARWPVNLALSVAAATACHYLIERPFLRLKARNRGGSEIEGEGRSNPPLRVPQ; encoded by the coding sequence GTGCCATCTTTGTACACTACTCCCGCCCTGCCTCTCTCATCAGGTCGCGTTCCCGGCCTTGATGGGTTAAGAGCCATTTCCATCTCCCTCGTTTACGCAAGTCACCTCGCCAAAACAAAAGGGTTGAATCTACCTCGCCCGGATTTAATCTCCCGGCACGGGGCAATCGGGGTAGACGTATTCTTCGTCATCAGTGGCTTTCTCATTACCCTCCTCCTCTTCCGGGAGAGCGGGCGGACCGGTCAGATTTCCCTCTGGGGCTTCTGGCGGCGGCGAGTTCTACGGATCATCCCAGCGTACCTTAGTTACCTGCTCGTCGTTGCTCTCCTCAGTTATCTTGGCGTCTACGCCCTAACCGGGTCGGACTGGGTGGCATCGCTGACATACACTGTCAATTTCCTCCCCAGGCTAGACGAAAGGTGGCCAATTGGCCACCTTTGGAGCTTGTCCGTGGAGGAACATTTCTATCTCCTCTGGCCGTTCGCGCTCGTTCTTTTCGGGCGCCGGGCGGCTGGATTTCTTCTCGTTGTCGTCGTCGCATCCTCCCCGGCCATACGCTACGTCCTATGGCTGACTCTCCGAGATAGACTCGACATCGATTTCGCAACGCCCGCACGAATGGACACACTGGCTGTCGGATGCTTGCTCGCCTATCTACTGACAGGTCGGGCCGGGCCGACCGTCTTGGCCTGGGCCGGACGGCGGGCTACTGGCCTGTTTCTGGTCGGCGTCTGCGGGATCATCCTGTCACTCGTCGCGAGCTCCCTATCGGGCAAGGTGGCGATCACTATCGCGCGCCCCCTCGTCGCCGGATTCGTTGCCTTGGTAACTCTCGCGGCCGTCGCCAACGCTCACAGCCGAGTCACCCGCCTCTTGGAATTCCGCCCGCTCGTATGGATTGGTACCCTCTCCTACTCGCTCTACCTCTGGCAAGGGCCATTCCTGAACCCGCACTCTGACGCTTGGGTCGCGCGTTGGCCAGTTAACCTCGCGCTGTCTGTCGCCGCGGCCACCGCGTGCCATTACCTGATCGAGCGACCGTTCCTGCGTCTGAAAGCTCGGAATCGCGGAGGGTCCGAAATTGAGGGCGAGGGACGCTCCAACCCACCGCTGCGCGTCCCCCAGTAG
- a CDS encoding class I SAM-dependent methyltransferase, whose translation MEDRVYSEKFFSDHVAGSRQSAHVIVPMVLDLIHPKSVVDVGCGLGAWLAVFAENGVTDIMGIDVDYIDRSHRLIAEDKFRPIDLNKPFKLDRSFDLVVCLEVAEHLPESSAEGFVSSLVAIGGAVLFSAAIPGQGGTNHINEQWQVYWRDQFLKCRYELVDCFRPLIWENDRVQVHYRQNMFLYVDATILDSMPGLVATRAKFAGHPLSIVHPALWEVEHMNTRPTIGSLLREFPRAALRSVRKRFLKK comes from the coding sequence ATGGAAGACCGCGTCTATTCCGAGAAATTCTTCAGCGACCATGTCGCCGGATCGCGGCAGTCGGCCCACGTTATCGTTCCTATGGTGCTCGACCTCATCCACCCCAAAAGCGTCGTTGATGTTGGCTGCGGCCTCGGTGCTTGGCTCGCCGTTTTCGCGGAAAACGGCGTGACCGACATCATGGGTATCGACGTGGACTACATCGACAGATCCCATCGGCTAATCGCAGAGGACAAATTCCGCCCAATTGACCTCAATAAGCCATTCAAACTCGACCGCTCGTTCGACTTGGTCGTCTGCCTCGAGGTCGCCGAACACCTCCCGGAGAGCTCTGCCGAAGGATTCGTCTCCAGCCTCGTCGCGATTGGGGGCGCCGTCCTCTTCTCTGCCGCCATACCCGGCCAAGGCGGCACTAACCACATCAACGAACAGTGGCAGGTGTACTGGCGAGATCAATTTCTAAAATGTCGCTACGAGTTGGTCGACTGCTTCCGTCCGCTGATCTGGGAAAACGACCGGGTCCAGGTCCACTACCGTCAGAATATGTTTCTGTACGTGGATGCAACTATTTTAGACAGTATGCCCGGTCTCGTTGCAACTCGGGCTAAATTCGCCGGCCATCCGCTATCGATCGTCCATCCCGCGCTCTGGGAAGTAGAGCACATGAATACCCGCCCCACAATCGGCAGTCTCCTCCGTGAATTTCCTCGCGCCGCCCTCCGGTCGGTCCGGAAACGGTTTCTGAAGAAGTGA
- a CDS encoding ISAs1 family transposase yields the protein MAVICGADSFEEIERFGDAREDWLKTFLTLPNGIPSHDTFNRVLSVLDRDQFSACFARWMTDLCEDAGLRPIAIDGKACRAAPGDTFSGCLHLVNAWAVENNLFLGQVAVADGSNEIAALPALLKVLDLKGALVTIDAAFCQKAIIGQIREQGDDYLVTVKGNQQALHRAVVAAFELAGDAEFAGCEMVSSVEDGHGRHEERYVTVIRDPEGLPKEWGGRGRGGDGRSGARGERQEHPLGALLHHQFAQPGAGVGRLHPGPLGRLERVALVPRRRVPRGREPDAGHERRGQPGRNPAGRRLAPQAGQGQHQGQEAQCLLGSGLPQTGSTGIQSRLDALTLVFGLCRSTCSGRSHSLGSIDSAESSNKIRLCAIFVHYSRPASLIRSRSRP from the coding sequence GTGGCGGTCATCTGCGGGGCCGACAGTTTCGAGGAGATCGAGCGTTTCGGGGACGCCCGCGAGGACTGGCTCAAGACGTTCCTGACGTTGCCCAACGGGATCCCCAGTCACGACACCTTCAACCGGGTGCTCTCGGTGTTGGACCGGGATCAGTTCTCGGCGTGCTTCGCTCGGTGGATGACGGACCTGTGCGAGGACGCGGGGTTGCGACCCATCGCGATCGACGGGAAGGCGTGCCGGGCGGCACCCGGGGATACGTTCAGCGGTTGCCTGCACCTGGTCAACGCCTGGGCCGTGGAGAACAACTTGTTCCTGGGCCAAGTGGCGGTGGCGGACGGGTCCAACGAGATCGCGGCCCTGCCCGCGCTGCTGAAGGTGCTGGACCTCAAAGGCGCGCTGGTGACGATCGACGCGGCCTTTTGCCAGAAGGCGATCATCGGGCAGATCCGTGAGCAAGGCGATGACTACCTGGTGACGGTGAAGGGGAACCAGCAGGCGTTGCACCGAGCCGTTGTCGCGGCCTTCGAGCTGGCGGGCGACGCGGAGTTCGCCGGATGCGAGATGGTCTCGTCGGTGGAGGATGGTCACGGGCGACACGAGGAGCGGTATGTGACCGTGATCCGCGACCCCGAAGGGTTGCCGAAGGAGTGGGGTGGACGTGGGCGCGGTGGTGATGGTCGGTCGGGAGCGCGAGGTGAACGGCAAGAACACCCACTCGGCGCACTTCTACATCACCAGTTTGCGCAGCCCGGCGCAGGAGTTGGCCGGCTACATCCGGGGCCATTGGGGCGTCTAGAACGGGTTGCACTGGTGCCTCGACGTCGCGTTCCGAGAGGACGAGAACCGGACGCGGGACACGAACGCCGGGGCCAACCTGGGCGTAATCCGGCGGGTCGCCGCCTCGCTCCTCAAGCAGGACAAGGGCAGCATCAAGGCCAAGAGGCTCAATGCCTCCTGGGATCAGGATTACCTCAAACAGGTTCTACAGGGATTCAAAGCCGATTAGATGCGTTGACCCTGGTGTTCGGTCTGTGTCGATCCACTTGTAGTGGCAGATCGCATTCGCTCGGATCTATTGACTCTGCTGAATCGAGCAATAAAATCCGCCTCTGTGCCATCTTTGTACACTACTCCCGCCCTGCCTCTCTCATCAGGTCGCGTTCCCGGCCTTGA
- a CDS encoding ABC transporter permease, which produces MNPIVRRELLDLLRTRAAVAILVGCALVTGLLVLTHWPAGGVGDLGGGAALGVLRALGYGLLTGLLLVLPAFPAAAIVRERMRGTLALLLNSPMPPWSIYAGKLGGILGFTAILLLLTAPGAAASYALGGSTVTGGVGLLYAVLAALAVQIATIGLFVSGRAQGTDSALRTTYGIVLTLSVLPLAAHWLLPRDNPALAALAAWLGCLSPVPAVLEAVGHGRVGLPGEQYGGGAVARYVCLALATSGLLAAAAIRALGRVPLDRSRAAGVMTNDRSSGERAVRRVMFLVDPNRRSGGTSRLVNPVLVKELRTRRFGRAHWTLRLLAGTAVLSLALSYIAASGALGWGVDVIGGALVLMQSALLVLFVPSLSAGLISAEREGGTWQLLRTTPLSAGAILRGKLMSAVWPVLLLLCATMPGYVVLATVQPETASQIGRVLACLGSMAVFSVLVGAVASSLFRSTAAATAASYLVLALVCIAPLLVWLGREAPFSHRAVQVVLMIDPVAAALSAANTPGFTRYDLLPFNWWVMGGAALALLVILIVRTRRLYRPD; this is translated from the coding sequence GTGAACCCGATCGTTCGCCGCGAATTACTCGACCTGCTCCGCACCCGCGCCGCGGTCGCGATCCTGGTCGGCTGCGCGCTCGTCACCGGGCTCCTCGTCCTGACCCACTGGCCCGCGGGCGGCGTGGGCGACCTCGGCGGGGGGGCGGCACTGGGCGTGCTGCGCGCCCTCGGGTACGGTCTATTAACCGGCCTGTTACTCGTGCTCCCGGCGTTCCCGGCGGCCGCGATCGTGCGCGAGCGCATGCGCGGGACGCTGGCACTGTTGCTGAATTCGCCGATGCCGCCGTGGTCGATCTACGCCGGCAAGCTGGGCGGCATCCTGGGCTTCACCGCGATCCTGCTGCTCCTCACGGCCCCCGGCGCGGCCGCGAGTTACGCCCTGGGCGGGTCCACCGTGACCGGCGGGGTCGGCTTGTTGTATGCGGTGCTCGCCGCGCTCGCGGTGCAGATCGCGACGATCGGGCTGTTCGTGAGCGGCCGGGCCCAGGGGACCGACAGTGCCCTGCGCACCACTTACGGGATCGTGCTGACACTGTCCGTTCTGCCGCTCGCGGCCCACTGGCTGTTGCCGCGCGACAACCCGGCGCTGGCGGCACTCGCGGCCTGGCTCGGGTGCCTGTCGCCGGTCCCGGCCGTGCTGGAAGCGGTCGGCCACGGCCGGGTCGGGCTGCCCGGCGAACAGTACGGCGGCGGGGCCGTTGCGCGGTACGTGTGTCTGGCACTGGCGACGAGCGGGCTCCTGGCGGCCGCGGCGATTCGCGCGCTGGGCCGGGTGCCGCTCGACCGCTCCCGCGCCGCCGGGGTGATGACGAACGACCGGTCCTCGGGCGAACGAGCGGTGCGCCGGGTGATGTTCCTCGTGGACCCGAACCGGCGCTCGGGGGGGACGAGCCGGCTCGTGAACCCGGTACTGGTCAAGGAGCTCCGCACCCGACGGTTCGGGCGCGCCCACTGGACCCTGCGGCTCCTCGCGGGGACCGCGGTTCTTTCGCTCGCGCTGAGTTACATTGCGGCCTCCGGCGCGCTCGGGTGGGGCGTGGACGTGATCGGCGGGGCGCTCGTTCTGATGCAGTCCGCGCTCCTCGTACTGTTCGTTCCCAGCCTCTCGGCCGGGCTCATCAGCGCCGAGCGCGAGGGCGGCACCTGGCAGCTCCTGCGCACGACGCCGCTTTCCGCGGGAGCAATTTTACGCGGAAAACTCATGAGCGCGGTGTGGCCGGTCCTGCTCTTACTCTGCGCCACGATGCCGGGGTACGTAGTGCTGGCGACCGTGCAGCCGGAAACCGCGTCCCAAATCGGGCGCGTGCTGGCTTGTCTGGGGTCAATGGCCGTGTTCTCGGTTCTGGTGGGGGCGGTCGCGAGCAGCCTGTTCCGCTCCACCGCGGCCGCAACCGCGGCATCGTACCTGGTACTCGCGCTGGTCTGCATTGCCCCGCTCCTGGTCTGGCTCGGCCGGGAAGCGCCGTTCAGTCACCGGGCCGTCCAGGTCGTGTTGATGATCGACCCGGTGGCCGCGGCTCTGAGTGCGGCGAACACCCCCGGGTTCACCCGCTACGACCTGCTCCCGTTCAACTGGTGGGTAATGGGCGGGGCCGCGCTCGCGCTGCTCGTGATCCTGATCGTTCGGACCCGGCGCCTGTACCGCCCGGACTAA
- a CDS encoding HEAT repeat domain-containing protein: MPNAPTRTARPILFAVALLAGASGSARGEDLDSVMYRDPEVPVAKVVKAYPKGLTELWLVALDRPDRESPSRAALAIAEAHEGGMTGLNVTIPALVRLLDRPDQHPAVLSAAVRALAALDARDAAPAFLRLAKSGNPDVRDAVELTLARWDHKPARDLWIERIGQPPPHGRGALLAVRCLGTVRDERAAPRLRELALAPDTPPPLRLAAARALGEIRKSGSEADAAQLAGDATPRGATGRLVGAALLRRHEGDETIRLLQKFAQDTEPAVAAVAVVRLSELGTKHVLPVLTAVLASPDAEVREHGIEAMFRNPSDDHARELARAFNDPHPAVRVRARQCLCGLADARRALVIERGAAALTGNWRGQEQAAILLGQLGHKPAAGRLVELLKASRPEVFVAAAWGLRQLAVPETLPKVLEHVRARHADLLLLGTKVNIMDAPTDAVDQQLSHLIQFIGQARYRAADSALRALVPRIIKPGLPPGFTPVGPAARAAAIWGLGLLHEGKPDDALATLLEGRITGDGMFGHDDERVRRMSALALGRMGSKRSLEVLRNTSDGKEPSASTVPNACRWALNRLTGEPIPEPGVVESVQRDWFLVPLK; this comes from the coding sequence ATGCCGAACGCCCCGACCCGGACCGCCCGTCCGATCCTGTTCGCAGTAGCCCTCCTCGCGGGCGCGAGCGGGTCCGCGCGCGGTGAAGACCTGGATTCGGTGATGTACCGCGACCCGGAGGTTCCGGTCGCGAAGGTAGTAAAGGCGTACCCCAAGGGGTTGACCGAACTCTGGTTGGTGGCGCTCGATCGGCCCGACCGGGAGTCCCCGAGCCGGGCCGCGCTCGCGATCGCCGAGGCCCACGAGGGCGGGATGACCGGCCTGAATGTCACGATCCCGGCCCTCGTTCGGCTGCTCGACCGGCCGGACCAGCACCCGGCCGTTCTGTCGGCCGCCGTTCGCGCGCTCGCGGCCCTCGACGCCCGCGACGCGGCACCCGCGTTCCTGCGGCTCGCCAAATCGGGCAACCCGGACGTGCGCGACGCCGTCGAGCTGACGCTGGCCCGCTGGGACCACAAGCCCGCGCGCGACCTCTGGATCGAGCGCATCGGCCAGCCCCCGCCGCACGGTCGCGGCGCGCTGCTCGCGGTCCGGTGCCTGGGAACCGTTCGCGACGAACGCGCCGCGCCCCGGCTCCGTGAACTCGCACTGGCGCCCGATACCCCTCCCCCGCTCCGACTCGCCGCGGCCCGCGCGCTGGGCGAGATTCGCAAATCGGGGTCCGAAGCAGACGCCGCGCAACTCGCCGGGGACGCCACCCCGCGCGGGGCAACCGGGCGCCTCGTCGGCGCCGCGCTCCTCCGGCGGCACGAGGGGGACGAAACGATCCGGCTGCTCCAGAAGTTCGCCCAGGACACCGAGCCGGCCGTGGCCGCGGTCGCCGTCGTCCGCCTCAGCGAACTCGGTACCAAACACGTCCTCCCGGTTCTGACCGCGGTTCTTGCCAGTCCCGATGCCGAGGTGCGAGAGCACGGTATCGAAGCCATGTTCCGCAACCCGTCGGACGACCACGCCCGGGAGCTCGCGCGCGCGTTCAACGACCCGCACCCGGCCGTCCGGGTCCGCGCCCGCCAGTGCCTCTGCGGACTGGCCGATGCGAGGCGCGCCCTCGTGATCGAGCGCGGCGCGGCGGCGCTGACCGGGAACTGGCGCGGGCAGGAGCAGGCCGCGATCCTGCTCGGCCAACTCGGGCACAAGCCCGCGGCCGGGCGCCTGGTGGAACTGTTGAAAGCGAGCCGCCCCGAGGTGTTTGTGGCGGCGGCCTGGGGGTTGAGGCAACTGGCCGTGCCCGAAACGCTCCCCAAAGTGCTGGAGCACGTCCGCGCGCGCCACGCGGATCTGCTCCTGTTGGGAACGAAGGTGAACATTATGGACGCCCCGACCGACGCCGTGGACCAGCAACTGTCCCACCTCATCCAGTTCATCGGTCAGGCGCGGTACCGGGCGGCCGATTCCGCGCTCCGGGCGCTCGTCCCGCGCATCATCAAACCGGGCCTGCCCCCGGGGTTCACCCCCGTCGGCCCGGCGGCGCGCGCCGCGGCAATTTGGGGGCTCGGTTTGCTCCACGAGGGAAAGCCGGACGACGCCCTCGCGACACTGCTCGAGGGCCGCATCACCGGCGACGGGATGTTCGGGCACGACGACGAGCGCGTCCGGCGCATGTCGGCGCTGGCACTGGGGCGGATGGGGTCTAAACGGTCCCTCGAAGTGCTCCGCAATACTTCCGATGGCAAGGAGCCCTCAGCGAGCACCGTGCCGAACGCCTGCCGATGGGCACTCAACCGATTGACCGGCGAACCGATCCCGGAGCCGGGTGTGGTCGAATCCGTGCAACGGGATTGGTTCCTGGTCCCCCTGAAGTGA